A single genomic interval of Thermus hydrothermalis harbors:
- a CDS encoding carboxymuconolactone decarboxylase family protein, whose protein sequence is MSVRAAIWGEKQEAIEESLKAVDEDLFRYIRDFAYEEVLARPGLDLKTRELLAITALIALGSPKELATHLEGALRVGATEREVREAILQSALFLGFPRALAAMRLFQKVLKGRGAPHEGEG, encoded by the coding sequence CCATCTGGGGGGAGAAGCAAGAGGCCATAGAGGAGAGCCTCAAGGCGGTGGACGAGGACCTTTTCCGCTACATCCGCGACTTCGCCTACGAGGAGGTCCTGGCCCGCCCGGGGCTGGACCTGAAGACGCGGGAGCTCCTCGCCATCACCGCCCTCATCGCCCTGGGAAGCCCCAAGGAGCTCGCCACCCACCTGGAAGGGGCCCTTAGGGTGGGGGCCACGGAACGGGAGGTGCGGGAGGCCATCCTCCAGTCGGCCCTTTTCCTGGGCTTTCCCCGGGCTCTGGCGGCCATGCGGCTTTTCCAAAAGGTGTTGAAGGGCCGTGGTGCTCCTCACGAGGGGGAAGGATAG